In Thermodesulfobacteriota bacterium, a single window of DNA contains:
- the hemW gene encoding radical SAM family heme chaperone HemW, producing the protein MKEREEDTGIYVHVPFCISKCPYCDFNSITVSPIPEGDYIKALDKEIDCYTKPLTVPFRGNPEKGGLKESVFLEKVKRRVASIYFGGGTPSLFSVDSIARVTDKIMSVFSSNSNVEITLEVNPKTAGIEKLNALYTIGVNRLSLGVQSFQDRFLQKLGRIHTSADAVNLFEDARSSGFSNIGLDLIFGTPDQTLADWERDLNCALSLKPEHISVYNLTIEEDTPFYDLQRKGKITLPDEGIQIRMYRLAQEKAAAAGYEQYEISNFALPGFRCLHNEGYWTLREYFGFGAGAHSYLRETSDKKDWGIRWKNIPNPYEYISLLSNNGTAVIEREELTREAAIKEAIFLGLRRLDGISLDDFEERFDIPLEKTFASIISYLLKENLISIDEGHLKLTIQGILLSNEVFLKFF; encoded by the coding sequence TTGAAGGAGAGAGAAGAAGATACAGGAATATATGTACACGTTCCTTTCTGCATAAGTAAATGCCCCTACTGCGATTTCAATTCCATAACTGTGTCACCAATCCCCGAAGGGGATTATATAAAAGCCCTTGATAAAGAGATAGACTGCTATACCAAACCCCTTACAGTACCATTCAGGGGTAACCCTGAGAAAGGAGGGTTAAAGGAATCAGTATTTTTAGAAAAGGTGAAAAGGAGGGTTGCATCTATATACTTTGGGGGAGGGACGCCTTCCCTGTTTTCCGTTGACAGTATAGCCAGGGTTACTGACAAGATTATGTCTGTATTCTCGTCAAATTCTAACGTAGAAATAACCCTGGAGGTTAATCCCAAAACCGCTGGTATTGAGAAACTTAATGCCCTTTATACCATAGGGGTTAACAGGTTGAGCTTAGGGGTTCAATCCTTTCAAGACAGATTCCTGCAAAAGCTGGGACGGATCCATACCTCTGCTGATGCTGTTAACCTATTTGAAGATGCAAGGTCTTCTGGTTTCAGTAATATTGGTCTTGATTTAATCTTCGGTACACCTGATCAGACCCTGGCTGATTGGGAAAGAGACCTGAACTGTGCCCTGTCTCTCAAGCCTGAACATATATCCGTCTATAACCTGACCATAGAGGAGGATACCCCTTTCTATGATTTACAAAGGAAAGGGAAGATCACTTTGCCTGATGAGGGTATCCAAATAAGAATGTATAGGCTTGCTCAAGAAAAGGCTGCTGCAGCCGGATATGAACAGTACGAAATATCAAATTTTGCGTTACCAGGTTTCCGCTGCCTGCATAATGAAGGATACTGGACATTGAGAGAATATTTTGGGTTTGGTGCAGGGGCTCATTCTTATCTAAGAGAGACGTCAGATAAAAAGGATTGGGGTATCAGGTGGAAAAACATTCCCAATCCTTACGAATACATCTCTTTACTATCAAATAATGGTACTGCTGTTATTGAGAGAGAAGAATTAACCAGAGAAGCAGCAATAAAAGAGGCTATCTTTCTGGGGCTTCGGAGGTTAGATGGTATTAGTCTTGATGATTTTGAAGAAAGGTTCGACATTCCTTTAGAAAAGACCTTTGCCAGTATTATCTCCTATCTTCTCAAAGAAAACCTTATATCAATCGACGAAGGGCATTTGAAACTTACCATTCAAGGTATCTTGCTTTCCAATGAGGTATTTTTAAAGTTCTTTTGA
- a CDS encoding cyclic nucleotide-binding domain-containing protein — protein sequence MIAALIWGCISAVSLPLGAIIGLWSSPSKKVTSSLMAFGGGALLFALTIELFSHSLHISHNAHDVRIILATMIGAIFGGLLFELLNQLLNNRGAFLRKPSLIEKHILKIKRGRARNMIRALSKIEILQLLPAEEFVKLIPHLKTMKFHAGETIFKQGDIASELYFIVKGNVQIIRESETDTKLIAELGEGNTFGEIALISDMPRTATVRAITDIETCTIHKSEFEQLIKHSPALRDACSRMIKERLYDIEAKDSILVGKAKAWEKSALRNLARLTIPVTERDLHHEIKERASGGAALAIWLGIALDGIPESLVIGMLVVIAAASGTTISLAFIVGVFLANLPEAMSSAVTMKRQGSSFMKIFWMWMSLCVMTGMGALIGTLLFPAHPEGALRYFISGIEGLAAGAMLTMIAETMLPEAFEQGGGTIVGLSTLVGFLAALGVKIFSLY from the coding sequence ATGATTGCCGCATTAATATGGGGTTGTATTAGTGCTGTTTCTTTACCACTTGGCGCAATTATTGGATTATGGTCAAGTCCGTCAAAGAAGGTTACCTCATCTCTTATGGCATTTGGCGGAGGAGCGCTTTTATTTGCGCTTACCATTGAGCTTTTCTCCCATTCATTACACATTTCACATAATGCCCATGATGTCCGAATTATCCTGGCAACGATGATTGGTGCTATTTTTGGCGGCCTTCTCTTCGAGCTTCTCAACCAGCTTCTAAATAATAGAGGTGCCTTTCTTCGAAAGCCTTCACTCATAGAAAAACATATACTGAAGATCAAACGGGGCAGAGCAAGGAATATGATCCGGGCACTGAGCAAAATCGAGATTCTTCAGTTACTCCCAGCTGAAGAATTCGTTAAACTTATTCCTCATTTAAAGACCATGAAATTCCATGCCGGTGAAACGATTTTCAAGCAGGGAGACATCGCTTCGGAACTTTATTTTATTGTCAAGGGCAATGTTCAGATTATTCGCGAATCAGAGACAGATACCAAGTTAATTGCGGAACTTGGGGAGGGGAACACTTTCGGTGAGATTGCCCTCATTTCGGACATGCCCAGGACCGCCACCGTACGTGCAATAACAGATATCGAGACATGTACTATTCACAAGTCCGAGTTTGAACAATTGATAAAACACTCTCCTGCCCTCAGAGATGCCTGCAGCAGGATGATAAAAGAACGACTCTATGACATAGAGGCAAAAGACAGTATTCTGGTTGGGAAGGCTAAAGCCTGGGAAAAGAGTGCCCTGAGAAATCTGGCCAGGCTTACTATCCCTGTTACTGAAAGGGATCTCCACCATGAAATAAAGGAGCGTGCCAGCGGAGGTGCGGCTCTTGCCATCTGGCTAGGCATAGCGCTTGATGGCATTCCCGAATCTCTTGTCATCGGTATGCTTGTTGTTATTGCAGCGGCATCGGGTACCACGATAAGCTTAGCTTTTATCGTCGGTGTATTTCTTGCTAATCTGCCGGAAGCAATGTCAAGCGCTGTCACGATGAAGAGACAGGGCTCGAGTTTCATGAAGATCTTCTGGATGTGGATGTCCCTTTGCGTGATGACAGGCATGGGAGCCCTGATAGGAACTTTGCTTTTTCCGGCACATCCGGAAGGAGCTCTGCGATATTTTATTTCTGGAATCGAAGGGCTAGCTGCTGGAGCCATGCTTACCATGATTGCAGAAACCATGCTTCCTGAGGCCTTCGAGCAGGGAGGAGGCACTATAGTAGGTCTCTCTACTCTTGTCGGTTTCCTTGCCGCTCTAGGGGTAAAGATATTCAGCCTTTATTGA
- the argS gene encoding arginine--tRNA ligase: MKIKDMLRGIINNALSDCVRKGLLRIKSIPDIELESPKIQEHGDFSTNVAMILASEEKSSPRLIASSIAESIRDKGNVLAKVEIAGPGFINFFITNDYWRNSLKEIEILGDRYGKSEAGEGKKVQVEFVSANPTGPLHIGHGRGAAVGDALANILKVVGYKVVKEYYINDTGNQMDTLGRSVFLRYLQLLGRDIDLPSECYQGEYIVDIANDIIAKQGDKYLDKPDSEVISDFAVYAADSILEGIKEDLRNFGVKFDVWSSEKILFENNKISEVTEELKKKGYIYQKDGAFWFRTTAFGDEKDRVVIRANGQPTYFASDIAYHRDKLERKFDMIVNIWGADHHGYVPRMQSVIQALGGNKEILKVILVQLVNLVRNGQQVAMSTRSGEFDTLKEVLLEVGKDAARYFFLMRSSDSQLDFDLELAKKQNNENPVYYVQYAHARICSILRFAEEQGLNIPGFEDVAIDLLTLPQELTLIKHLLGYPEVTEGSAFSLEPHRITVYLNDLASNLHSYYNKNRVLSDDLPLTMARLYLVKMIKIVLNNALTLLGVHAPERM, translated from the coding sequence ATGAAGATTAAAGATATGTTAAGAGGTATCATAAATAACGCTTTGTCTGATTGTGTTCGAAAGGGATTACTGAGAATAAAATCTATTCCCGATATAGAGTTGGAAAGCCCTAAGATTCAAGAACATGGGGACTTTTCTACCAATGTTGCCATGATTCTGGCTTCTGAGGAGAAAAGTTCTCCCAGGCTGATTGCCAGTAGTATCGCTGAGAGTATAAGAGATAAGGGTAATGTTTTGGCTAAAGTAGAGATAGCCGGACCCGGATTCATTAATTTTTTCATAACCAATGACTATTGGCGCAATTCCCTGAAGGAGATCGAAATACTGGGGGATCGTTACGGAAAAAGTGAAGCAGGGGAAGGGAAAAAGGTTCAGGTAGAATTTGTCAGTGCAAACCCCACCGGCCCCCTTCATATCGGGCATGGAAGGGGAGCTGCTGTAGGTGATGCCCTTGCAAATATCCTGAAAGTGGTAGGTTATAAAGTAGTTAAAGAATATTACATCAATGATACAGGAAATCAAATGGACACCCTTGGAAGGTCAGTTTTCTTGCGTTATCTCCAACTCTTAGGCAGGGATATTGATCTGCCATCAGAGTGCTACCAGGGTGAATATATAGTCGATATAGCAAATGATATTATAGCTAAACAAGGGGATAAATACCTGGATAAACCAGATAGTGAAGTTATCTCAGATTTTGCTGTTTATGCCGCTGATTCTATTCTTGAGGGGATAAAAGAGGATTTAAGGAATTTTGGAGTAAAATTTGATGTATGGTCTAGTGAAAAAATACTCTTTGAGAACAACAAAATATCAGAAGTAACTGAGGAGCTCAAAAAGAAGGGGTATATCTACCAGAAGGATGGGGCTTTCTGGTTTAGAACCACAGCGTTTGGAGATGAAAAGGACAGGGTTGTGATAAGGGCTAATGGTCAGCCTACTTATTTTGCGTCTGATATAGCCTATCACAGAGACAAATTGGAACGTAAATTTGATATGATTGTAAACATCTGGGGGGCAGATCACCATGGTTATGTCCCACGTATGCAATCAGTAATCCAGGCACTGGGAGGTAATAAAGAGATATTGAAAGTCATCTTGGTGCAACTGGTAAACCTCGTGAGAAACGGCCAACAGGTGGCTATGTCTACTCGGTCTGGAGAATTTGATACATTAAAAGAGGTATTGCTGGAGGTGGGCAAGGATGCGGCCAGGTATTTTTTCCTGATGCGCAGTTCCGACAGTCAGCTGGATTTTGACCTGGAATTGGCAAAAAAACAGAACAATGAAAATCCTGTCTATTATGTTCAATATGCGCATGCCAGAATCTGCAGCATCTTAAGGTTTGCAGAGGAACAAGGATTAAATATTCCAGGGTTTGAAGATGTGGCAATTGACCTTTTAACTCTACCTCAGGAATTAACGCTAATAAAACACCTATTGGGGTACCCTGAAGTCACAGAAGGAAGTGCTTTCTCTCTGGAGCCCCATAGAATAACAGTTTATTTGAATGACTTAGCCAGTAATCTCCATAGTTATTATAATAAGAACAGGGTACTATCAGATGACCTGCCCCTGACCATGGCAAGGTTGTATCTTGTGAAGATGATTAAGATAGTTTTAAATAATGCCTTAACCCTTTTGGGTGTGCATGCTCCTGAAAGAATGTGA
- a CDS encoding slipin family protein — protein sequence MIGWVVLAVFLFIILASAVKVLNEYERGVIFRLGRLIATKGPGLIILIPIVDKMQKVSLRLVTMDVPPQDVITKDNVSVKVNAVVYFRVMDSNKAVVEVENFLYATSQLAQTTLRSVCGQVELDEILSEREKINLSLQEILDRSTDPWGIKVTLVEIKHIDLPEEMKRAIAKQAEAERERRAKIINAEGEYQAAQKLIEAAALMETEPMSLQLRYLQTLNQIAAENNSTTIFPIPIDLFKPFLKLVDKEK from the coding sequence ATGATTGGATGGGTTGTATTGGCTGTTTTTCTGTTTATTATTCTGGCAAGTGCTGTGAAGGTGTTAAACGAGTATGAACGAGGTGTCATCTTTCGTCTGGGGAGGTTAATTGCCACAAAAGGCCCTGGATTGATAATCTTGATTCCAATTGTTGATAAGATGCAGAAGGTCAGTTTAAGGCTGGTTACTATGGATGTCCCTCCCCAGGATGTAATTACCAAAGACAACGTCTCAGTTAAGGTAAATGCTGTTGTCTATTTTCGGGTCATGGACTCCAATAAGGCTGTCGTAGAGGTAGAGAACTTCCTCTATGCGACCTCTCAGCTTGCCCAGACGACCTTGAGGAGTGTCTGCGGTCAGGTGGAACTGGATGAAATTCTATCGGAACGGGAAAAGATCAATCTGAGCCTGCAGGAAATCCTGGATCGCAGTACCGATCCCTGGGGGATTAAGGTAACGTTGGTTGAAATCAAACATATTGACCTGCCTGAGGAGATGAAACGTGCCATAGCCAAACAGGCGGAAGCAGAGAGGGAACGGCGGGCAAAGATCATTAATGCCGAGGGTGAGTATCAGGCTGCTCAGAAACTGATTGAGGCGGCAGCCCTTATGGAAACAGAACCCATGTCTCTGCAGCTTAGATACCTTCAGACCCTGAACCAGATTGCAGCAGAGAACAATTCAACAACCATTTTCCCTATTCCCATTGACCTGTTTAAACCGTTCTTGAAGCTGGTAGATAAAGAGAAGTAG
- a CDS encoding nodulation protein NfeD: protein MINRRLYHTVLLIAPFIVFSLYLIPFASAKSPHVNVAKIDSIINPVVVEFIAEIIERSSKDGAECLIIQLDTPGGLDLSMRKIVKDMLSADIPIIVYVSPGGARAASAGVMITLASNIAAMAPGTNIGAAHPVTMGGQKIDKEMEKKVVNDAAAYIKSIAEKRGRNIRWAEEAVRKSVSITEKEALKLNVIDLIAPDIKTLLEEINGKQVKTEKGTFTLNTKNVKPVFINMGIRHNILNTLSNPNIAYVLMMIGFLGLYFELAHPGVIFPGVIGAISLILAFFAFQTLPINYAGILLIVLAIILFIAEVKVTSFGLLTIGGIASMLLGSLMLFESPVPYLRVSWSVLIPVILGTSALFILSVTLAFKAYVSKPTTGMEGLIGEIGTAKTEILQEGKVFIHGEHWNAYSDEVISEGEKVRVLKMDNLRLKVERLV, encoded by the coding sequence ATGATTAATAGAAGACTTTACCATACCGTACTGCTAATAGCCCCCTTTATTGTTTTCTCACTATACTTAATTCCCTTTGCTTCAGCTAAAAGTCCTCATGTAAACGTTGCCAAAATAGATAGTATAATAAATCCAGTGGTTGTAGAGTTCATCGCAGAAATTATAGAAAGGTCGTCAAAGGACGGGGCAGAATGTTTAATCATCCAGCTCGATACTCCGGGTGGTCTAGACCTCTCAATGCGTAAAATAGTAAAGGATATGTTGAGTGCTGACATACCCATTATTGTATATGTTTCTCCCGGCGGGGCAAGGGCAGCATCAGCAGGAGTAATGATAACACTGGCCAGCAATATCGCCGCTATGGCTCCGGGAACAAACATTGGAGCAGCTCACCCCGTTACTATGGGTGGCCAAAAGATAGACAAGGAAATGGAAAAAAAGGTGGTAAATGATGCTGCGGCATATATCAAAAGCATTGCAGAAAAAAGGGGTAGAAATATCAGATGGGCAGAAGAGGCAGTGAGGAAGAGTGTATCCATTACTGAAAAAGAGGCACTAAAGCTAAATGTAATTGACTTAATAGCTCCAGATATTAAAACCCTTCTTGAGGAGATTAACGGAAAACAGGTTAAGACTGAAAAGGGCACCTTCACGTTGAATACAAAAAACGTAAAGCCTGTCTTCATCAATATGGGTATCCGTCACAATATACTTAATACACTGAGTAACCCTAACATTGCCTATGTCTTGATGATGATAGGGTTTCTAGGGTTGTATTTCGAGCTGGCACATCCTGGTGTTATCTTTCCAGGAGTAATTGGAGCTATTAGTTTAATCCTGGCATTTTTTGCCTTTCAGACCCTGCCCATAAACTATGCCGGAATCCTTTTAATAGTCCTGGCTATAATACTTTTTATTGCTGAAGTTAAGGTAACGAGTTTCGGGCTCTTAACCATTGGAGGTATTGCCTCAATGCTTTTAGGTTCTCTGATGTTGTTTGAATCCCCTGTCCCGTATTTGCGGGTATCATGGTCTGTGCTCATTCCTGTAATTCTAGGCACTTCAGCCCTGTTTATCCTCTCTGTAACCCTGGCATTCAAGGCTTATGTCTCCAAGCCTACAACCGGGATGGAAGGATTAATAGGGGAAATTGGGACTGCTAAAACAGAAATATTACAGGAAGGTAAGGTTTTTATACATGGAGAGCATTGGAATGCCTACAGCGATGAAGTTATTTCAGAGGGAGAAAAGGTTAGAGTTTTAAAGATGGACAATCTTAGGTTGAAGGTGGAAAGATTAGTTTAG
- a CDS encoding uracil-DNA glycosylase, whose amino-acid sequence MISQKSLLQDFREIVLDLREYLNYQKDIGIEGFPTFPERTDSAGKHRVLSSHDSGIGICEDLSASACGRQAGNLMILEAIREELVGCKRCKLHSGRRNIVFGTGNESAKLLFVGEGPGQDEDIRGEPFVGKAGQLLTRIINAINLNRKEVYIANIIKCRPPGNRNPEPDEIKACEPFLTKQIQAIKPEIICALGTFAAQTLLKTNEKISKLRGRFHSYSGIKLIPTYHPAFLLRNPNFKRFVWEDMQMIQKEYLSRGFKGSRGQGFE is encoded by the coding sequence ATGATTAGTCAAAAAAGTCTGCTTCAAGATTTCAGGGAAATCGTACTTGATCTTAGAGAATATCTGAATTACCAAAAGGATATAGGCATCGAAGGGTTCCCAACCTTTCCTGAAAGGACAGATAGCGCAGGCAAGCATAGAGTTTTAAGTAGTCATGATTCAGGCATTGGAATTTGTGAAGACCTGTCGGCATCTGCCTGTGGCAGACAGGCAGGCAATTTGATGATTTTGGAAGCTATCAGGGAAGAACTTGTTGGTTGTAAACGCTGTAAGCTCCATTCCGGCAGAAGAAACATAGTCTTTGGGACAGGCAACGAGAGTGCCAAATTGCTCTTTGTGGGAGAAGGGCCTGGTCAGGATGAAGATATAAGAGGAGAACCCTTCGTAGGTAAGGCTGGTCAGCTACTTACAAGGATTATAAATGCAATAAATTTGAATCGAAAAGAGGTTTATATAGCCAATATAATCAAGTGCCGTCCGCCCGGAAATAGAAACCCTGAGCCGGATGAAATAAAGGCATGCGAGCCATTCTTAACCAAACAAATCCAGGCAATCAAGCCTGAGATTATATGTGCCCTGGGTACATTTGCTGCGCAAACCCTGCTTAAAACGAACGAAAAAATCTCTAAACTGAGGGGGAGATTCCACAGTTATAGCGGGATTAAACTCATTCCTACTTATCACCCTGCTTTCTTACTCCGAAACCCCAATTTCAAGCGGTTTGTCTGGGAAGATATGCAGATGATTCAGAAAGAGTATCTATCAAGAGGGTTTAAGGGATCAAGGGGGCAGGGATTCGAGTGA
- a CDS encoding metallophosphoesterase: MNNQFIIFLSIFFSVYGLVHFYIYRKIISQTDFPCIVKIAIIAFIVLMVTSPILSRTLMVKHTEGVGYILTLVSSFWIGFVLYLFLINVGVDLINISGKLISRAFFGRCPALFIPESYPTFFSIILIVMGICTYAYFEALNIGITRVSIQTSKLPENVEGLVIAQISDVHLGVLVGEKRLKKVIHIIREIEPDILFSTGDLVDGNLDSMKGLAEEFRGINPKFGKYAVTGNHEFYAGIERSVEFTEDSGFKLLRNQYVNLNGIINLIGLDDPTAERFKSRAGEDISRLFSRCNPDLFTVFLCHQPGNFRENALFMPIDLQLSGHTHKGQLFPFNLITHIFFPLQGGLFEVNGRKLYASRGTGTWGPPLRFLSPPEIVVIRLENVKTEQNGVRN; this comes from the coding sequence ATGAATAATCAATTCATTATTTTTCTGAGCATCTTCTTTTCTGTTTACGGATTGGTACATTTTTATATCTACCGAAAAATCATATCACAAACCGATTTTCCATGCATAGTCAAAATAGCCATCATTGCCTTTATTGTTCTCATGGTAACATCTCCGATTCTCTCCAGGACATTAATGGTCAAACACACAGAAGGGGTTGGCTATATTCTAACACTGGTTTCATCTTTCTGGATAGGTTTTGTTCTCTACCTTTTTTTGATAAATGTGGGAGTAGACCTCATTAATATATCCGGTAAACTAATCAGCCGGGCATTTTTTGGAAGGTGCCCGGCACTATTTATACCTGAGAGTTATCCCACGTTCTTCTCAATAATATTAATTGTAATGGGCATCTGTACCTATGCCTATTTTGAAGCATTGAATATAGGTATCACAAGAGTCAGTATTCAGACCTCAAAATTACCTGAAAATGTGGAGGGGCTGGTCATTGCCCAGATTTCCGATGTTCACCTGGGGGTTCTCGTAGGGGAAAAGAGGCTAAAAAAGGTTATACATATTATTAGAGAAATCGAACCGGATATACTTTTTTCCACAGGGGATCTGGTGGATGGGAACCTGGATTCTATGAAGGGACTGGCAGAAGAATTCAGGGGCATTAACCCAAAATTCGGGAAATATGCCGTTACGGGAAACCACGAGTTCTATGCAGGGATAGAACGGTCTGTAGAGTTCACTGAAGATTCGGGATTTAAACTCCTTCGCAACCAATATGTAAACCTTAATGGTATTATCAACCTCATAGGACTGGACGACCCTACAGCCGAGAGGTTCAAAAGCAGGGCAGGAGAGGACATCTCCAGACTCTTTTCCAGGTGCAATCCTGATCTCTTTACTGTATTCCTCTGTCATCAGCCCGGGAATTTCAGGGAAAATGCCCTCTTTATGCCCATTGACCTTCAACTCTCCGGGCACACCCATAAAGGTCAATTGTTTCCCTTTAACCTTATAACCCATATCTTCTTTCCACTGCAGGGGGGGCTTTTTGAGGTAAATGGCAGGAAGCTCTATGCCAGTCGAGGCACAGGCACCTGGGGACCTCCCCTCAGATTTCTATCTCCGCCTGAGATTGTTGTTATAAGACTGGAGAATGTAAAGACAGAGCAAAATGGTGTCAGAAATTGA
- a CDS encoding SPOR domain-containing protein — protein METKKLLTFMLIGITFAFVLVFMLGFTASKGFSQNQQGGIRAEGSTGVEKYGKNRIPSKMKSNPRKDHSDIELTFYQTLLEKEGIPPEQTEKTNKSSQIEKQVEQKKPSQTGKQLEQKKPLEIKQRVSKEVKENTKSFRGYAVQVGAFPKKEHARKMANKLKKKGYPVYIVSSNIPMKGMWHRVRVGHFQDLKKAKKFGLTIEMKERLPTHITFVSE, from the coding sequence ATGGAAACTAAAAAACTCTTGACCTTTATGTTAATAGGGATAACCTTTGCCTTTGTTCTTGTATTTATGCTGGGTTTTACGGCAAGCAAAGGATTTTCTCAAAACCAACAGGGGGGGATAAGAGCTGAAGGCTCTACAGGGGTGGAAAAATATGGGAAAAATAGAATTCCCTCGAAGATGAAAAGTAATCCGAGGAAAGACCATTCCGACATAGAATTGACCTTCTATCAAACTCTTCTTGAAAAAGAAGGTATCCCTCCCGAACAGACTGAAAAGACAAATAAATCCTCTCAAATTGAAAAACAGGTAGAACAGAAGAAACCCTCCCAAACTGGAAAGCAGCTAGAGCAGAAGAAACCGTTGGAAATAAAACAGAGAGTTTCTAAAGAAGTAAAAGAGAACACTAAATCTTTCAGAGGATATGCTGTACAGGTTGGGGCATTTCCTAAGAAAGAACATGCCAGAAAAATGGCGAATAAGCTGAAAAAAAAGGGTTATCCTGTATATATAGTCTCATCAAATATACCGATGAAGGGGATGTGGCATAGGGTGAGGGTTGGCCATTTTCAAGACCTTAAAAAGGCAAAAAAATTTGGTTTAACTATTGAAATGAAAGAAAGGCTTCCAACCCATATCACATTTGTATCAGAGTGA
- a CDS encoding lipocalin-like domain-containing protein: protein MVKDNFVGVWKLVTSEFKRSDGSTAYPYGKEAIGMLIYNEHGHMSAQIMNPDRPIFVSGSIRKGTAEEIKAAFDGYTAYFGIYEVDEEEGTVTHRVRGSHFPNWVGQDQKRFFEFSGNRLTLKTPPIPAAGTTVTGIFVWEREV from the coding sequence ATGGTCAAAGATAACTTTGTCGGCGTTTGGAAACTTGTTACATCCGAATTCAAGCGATCAGATGGAAGCACAGCATACCCTTATGGCAAGGAAGCCATTGGAATGCTCATCTATAATGAGCATGGGCATATGTCTGCCCAAATCATGAACCCGGACCGCCCGATTTTCGTATCTGGTAGCATTCGAAAAGGTACGGCGGAAGAAATCAAGGCAGCTTTTGATGGATACACGGCTTACTTCGGCATCTATGAAGTTGATGAGGAAGAAGGTACAGTCACCCATCGCGTCAGAGGCAGCCACTTTCCGAACTGGGTGGGTCAAGACCAGAAAAGGTTTTTCGAGTTTTCTGGCAATCGCTTGACACTCAAAACCCCGCCCATACCAGCGGCTGGCACGACAGTCACTGGAATTTTCGTTTGGGAGCGAGAAGTATAA
- a CDS encoding nucleotide sugar dehydrogenase: MEELLKKIRSKTAKIAVIGIGYVGLPLAIEFAKEGFDVTGIDTDPRKVEAINSGSSYIRDVEKEELIPLVQSRRLRATLDYSLLKDIDAISICVPTPLNKTKDPDVSYILDAANKISKFIHAKQLIVLESTTYPGTTRELILPILKETGLKVGEDFYLAFSPERIDPGNKFYKTRNTPKIVAGITPKCTEVAELLYQQVIDTIVTVSSTETAEVVKLLENTFRSVNIALVNEVAIICNKLKLNVWEVIEAAATKPFGYMPFYPGPGLGGHCLPIDPSYLSWKLRTLDYRARFIELAGEINTEMPYFVTNKIIDGLNRSMKSVNGSNILVLGVAYKKDIDDIRESPALDIIKILKEKGAEVIFNDPNVPFIKTDELKMSSVVINEELLKKMDCVVITTDHSGYNWQWITKNANLIVDTRNATRGINTEKIIRL; the protein is encoded by the coding sequence ATGGAGGAGCTATTAAAAAAAATCAGGAGTAAAACTGCTAAAATTGCCGTTATTGGCATTGGTTATGTAGGTTTACCTCTGGCAATTGAGTTTGCCAAAGAGGGATTTGACGTCACAGGGATAGATACTGATCCAAGAAAGGTGGAGGCTATAAATAGCGGAAGTTCTTACATACGTGATGTTGAAAAAGAGGAACTAATACCCTTGGTTCAGAGTCGGAGGCTACGCGCAACCCTTGACTATTCCCTTTTAAAGGATATAGATGCCATATCTATCTGTGTCCCCACCCCTCTTAACAAAACAAAGGACCCTGATGTTTCATATATCCTGGATGCTGCCAATAAGATATCAAAATTTATCCATGCTAAACAATTAATTGTATTAGAAAGCACTACTTATCCAGGGACAACAAGGGAGTTGATTCTGCCTATACTCAAAGAGACGGGATTAAAGGTAGGTGAAGATTTTTACCTTGCTTTTTCTCCTGAACGAATTGATCCTGGTAATAAATTTTATAAGACCAGAAATACACCAAAGATAGTAGCAGGCATTACACCAAAATGTACTGAAGTGGCTGAGCTTCTCTATCAGCAGGTTATAGATACTATAGTAACGGTTTCCTCTACAGAAACCGCTGAGGTCGTAAAGTTACTGGAAAATACGTTTCGCAGCGTTAACATTGCTCTGGTGAACGAGGTTGCCATTATATGTAATAAACTAAAATTGAATGTCTGGGAAGTTATCGAAGCTGCTGCTACCAAGCCTTTCGGATATATGCCTTTCTATCCAGGGCCTGGACTGGGCGGACATTGCCTGCCTATAGACCCTTCCTATCTATCCTGGAAACTGAGAACCCTGGATTATAGGGCAAGATTTATTGAATTAGCAGGTGAGATAAATACAGAAATGCCTTACTTTGTAACCAACAAAATAATAGATGGTTTGAATAGATCCATGAAGAGTGTCAATGGCTCTAATATCTTAGTCTTAGGGGTGGCATACAAGAAGGACATCGACGATATCCGGGAATCCCCCGCCCTGGATATAATAAAGATCCTCAAAGAAAAGGGGGCAGAAGTAATATTTAATGACCCCAACGTCCCATTTATAAAGACCGATGAACTTAAGATGTCATCCGTGGTCATTAATGAAGAACTATTGAAAAAAATGGACTGTGTAGTAATTACTACTGATCATAGTGGCTATAATTGGCAATGGATTACCAAAAATGCCAATCTCATAGTTGACACAAGAAATGCAACCAGAGGAATAAATACAGAGAAGATAATCAGACTCTAG